GTGATTCGTTTACCATGGTGTCTAGATTAACAAAATCCGGGacctaaaacaattttagaataacaaaataatacatttctaaccaataaatcataaatgaaaCGCACCATTCCCTTGCCCAACATTTCCATTACAATCTCTTCAATGGTTGGGTCCAATAAATCATCGGTGTCTTCCACATACTCTTTGAATCTTTCCGAAAACCACTGATCGTCGTTATCCATTGTAATTTtcgttgaaaataaatcaaaagtgatgtttaaataaaaaaataccaaatttaaaatatattagtacaacaattaaaaatactattttataattttaatacttgacTGCATGAAGACAAAGACTACGAGACCAAACTACGCAGTACGCTTCTGATAACGTAGCGTCATGGGCGTGAATGCGTGATGAGTAAGCACAATTGCCGTTTAACCTAGTGGCGCTGCGTATGCTAATGTTGTTACTTTAACACGTTGTTATACCGATTTTTCACGTTTTTTgcgttttttgtaaaatatatgcattatttcGAACCGTGGcccattatacattttatagctcGTAAAATTACGCATTCATACATGtgcatatgtgtatattttatttttttgcccaattataattggtatccatataaataaaatgaatgcaATCATGGCCATTGCTATATTTAGCAAAATATCTAAGTTGACCCTCTGATcatgaaatcaaaatattactgaatttaatacctattatagatgttatgtactaatatttaattatcttattttagaaatattaaaatatttttattttttttttaatgaaatcttGTTACATGAAATGAAATACCCACACATGCATATGTATGAATGCGTAATTTTacaacctataatatttataatggatCATGGTTCGAAATAatgcatacattttacaaaaaacgcAAAAAACGTGAATAATCGGTATAACAACGTGTTAAAGTAACAACATTAGCATACGCAGCACCATCTATGGCCGTTCGATCGTACGACTCATTTCGGTACGTTTTTTCATACGGTCGGTCGTACTTTTATGTTGTGGCAGCCTGCTGCAGCAATTACAGAACAATGATTATCTAGATATAACATAGTTTGTGAATATTGTTACTAACTTCATATATTAAAGGTGCCGAGTCAATGCCGACCACGGTCTTAGAAGATATCCTATAACCGTGATGCCGACAGAGACGATAGTCAACGGTTGTGATAAtgcttatcaattattatcacattatCATGCTTTCCTCCCGACTTCTCGTGCTGaacaaaaaaatctcaaatatttaaattttaaaacacattttttcgaTTTAATCAACCCAAACTTTCTGATTTCCGTTTGAAATCCATTCACTCTTAAACGGTAGTATAATGTCAGCAGAACCCGTGGTTAACGGTGTCGGCGGTACCGATGAACAAACCGAAAATGTGGATGATGTGAATTCTAAGAAAACTGTGAAATATGACAGTGGAGCTGCTGATCTAGAAAAAGTGACTGACTATGCGGAAGAAAAGGAAGTTATATCAACCGATGACATATCCGgagtaattattacattattaatgcaACTCATctgatagataaatatatattatattactgttgaATAGGCAATGACCATCATTGGTGACAGAAGGTTAAAAGAAGCAGCTGACAAAATAGCAAAAGAAAAAGAACTGCAAAAAGTCTCCATAAAAAAGTCTGATGTTGAATTGATTGTAAGTTTACATGTTCAAATAGCATTGTTGATAAATGGGAGTACCAATAATTTTTTGCATAGTTGAACACAATATTAgtcatagaaaaataatttcaatgtattttgtttttatgctGTAaggt
The DNA window shown above is from Aphis gossypii isolate Hap1 chromosome 2, ASM2018417v2, whole genome shotgun sequence and carries:
- the LOC114121982 gene encoding huntingtin-interacting protein K, whose product is MSAEPVVNGVGGTDEQTENVDDVNSKKTVKYDSGAADLEKVTDYAEEKEVISTDDISGAMTIIGDRRLKEAADKIAKEKELQKVSIKKSDVELIIREMEISKTLAERTLRECHGDVVKALIALTN